Genomic segment of Hydractinia symbiolongicarpus strain clone_291-10 chromosome 5, HSymV2.1, whole genome shotgun sequence:
AAAGAATTAAAACATATTAATGGAAAATAAACAAGTGGTTTGCGaaagtttatattttaagtAGTTCAGATTTGGAGAAAAGGTTCAAAGAAGTCATTTCAATAGCCAAACACTATCTACTACTTTTTTAGAACGGTTCTGAATCCATTCAAACAAGATTGCTGAATAATTGCTGACAGTTACACGGCCATAGCCATAATCATTGCTTCTAAATATCGACCAATCCTTGTCATACCACACATCAGCGTCAACATCTTTACCGCCAGTACCAACAATGAGATGTAGAATTCCATCCTCGGTACATTTGCCTTTGTATAGTTTACACGTTCGCTCGTAAGCGTGGTAATGAGCCCAAAATGCGAGATCAACTCTGTATTTATAAAGCAAGTCTTCGAACAAACGCTGCATGTTCACAGAGACTATGTAATCACCTAAGAACAGAAAATTTGCATTTTGCACCAACGAATTGTTAGCaactttttgaaacagtctatttttaatttcataaaaCTCCAAATACACTTTTTTAATCGCTATACGCGAGTTTGCTTCCCTTTAATAAGAGATACTTTTAACACGTTCAGTTCTAGATGTTTAGCTGCTGCACCTGAAAAGtctcttttttaattaagtcTCCTTATCTCAAAAAGTATTTGGTCTTATAGAGATATTTAGTtatacatgttttttatttgatcACACATGTTCGCTAAGATGGGAAAAATTATTGCGCAAGAAAATATTGCAGTCGTGAAGATTGCGGAATTAAATATTGCGAATTTGGCCAAAATTCGTAATCTTCTCTTCCGTAATTTCTGGTCAGAAGTAGCAATTCGCAATCTTTTCCTCcgcaatttaaaaataaaaagaaaattcgcAATCTAATTTGGTAGGTTTCCGAGAAAAAGACAAGTTACTTTTGTCGTTGTATTGCTATATAAAGGTTTACAGGGAAATCCCCTTAATTGTTTGCATTAAAGGAAATTTCCAGGGAACAAATCTCACAACCTCGTTTTCAGGGCATTTTGACTTGTTaatgaagttgatagcggctccgtaataacggctcagaggccacaagaccctgatGACAAGGTTGCAAATCTTAATGaccaggaaaaataaaaattattattattaattatggTCTCGTGGAAAAATTTATTGAATCATTGCTTCAATTCGCAGTTTTAAGTTCCGCAATTTCTTGGCACAATACCTGATTCGCAATCTTTTATTCCGCAATTTCATGGTTGTATCACCAATTCGCAATCAAGGTATTTGATCACGATATTTAGCTAGTcagaaatcttaaaaaataattttaattaggTTTTGGCTTCGTCAACGTATCCATTATATCATGAGGATTAGGccaaaaattttatgattttcttGCTATTTATTAATGTATTTTATTCTACAAAAaactatttaatttattttagctCTGTATACAAGCTTAAGCAATGCGGCTTTTGGCTGTATAACAAATGATAATTCACCTCGATGGTGAAcacatgtgtttttttatttagcagGAGCTCACCCCCGCAAAATTTTGGGGCAAAAATTTCCTAAAGCTAAAAAAGAACCAAATATTATAAGaacttttataaataaatatatatcaaaCTTCAAATTTCCTTTTTAATTCTCCTAACAGTCGTCCAGCACGCACAGGCCTTCTTACAACATTACATGTATTGTCTACTTCCGGTCAATTTTCTTAACAGTCTCTATTGGATATAGCAGATTAATAGGTCGTCTCAAAATCGAATTATTCTGGGTTCTCACTAAGGCTCCCCGGTGCTGATTGTCATGCCCATTATAAGTTCAATAATTCGACCCAGCACATTCCCACATGTATCTTGATAAATTATGATCATAAATAAGTACAATTCGTCAACATTGAATTTCGTTTGATGCTGATTCTGTGTACGAATTTTGTGTGTTTCTCTTAAATTAACGATATACTCTTTTCGCCAGCGATTCAAAAAAGGGTTAATGAATTCCTTGACATCAGAACTATATTGTTTCAACTCAAATGATTTAACTAATAATGGTAATAATTGAGAAGATGACATATTCATTTTACGaccaattaataataataaaaattatttggtgTCGGAAAAGCTTCAAATTCTGTTGGAAAATCATATGACAAGGGTCGGTTATTTAATATCAGTTCTACCTCATAGAACACAGTTTGCATTTCCTCATATTTCAACTTACTTCGATGAAAAACTTTCTTTAATAAATCCTTGATAGTACGAATGAGCCCTTCAAAAAATCCGCCGTGCCAGAGCGATAATGGTAGATTTACATGCCAATTAACTTTCAAATTTGACACAAAGTTCTAGGTTTCAGtagatacaattttttttccattgtccGATATAACATTGTCTGGACACCCTCTACGAGCTATAAATTATCTGAAGCTTCTTATGAATGAGTCCGAATTAGGTCGTACTAAATCCAGAAGTATGGATCGGCAAGCAGCACAAGTATAAAGGTTACCCATGCTTTGTATAAGGTAGAATCATTACTTTCGGAAAATACTTGTTTCACATACAGTGCACTAAAATTTTTGATACCAGTTGTGAATAACGGTGACATAACGTTTAATCGTTATTTCGTCAAGGCAGGACTCGGTGGGTTttgatggatggatggatggatggatggatggatgattgtcgattcgcgaaagtttctccactaaaattttaaaaaaatttgctggttttaaaatttatttcttgaCTTGCCTTCACTTGGCTCGCCCTCtcgatataaaaaagagacaactggcgctgggaacgaggttggaataaacttagaaataaacaaaagcgatAATGTTTCAAACGTAtgtatttaaaagaaataattaattaaGGATCTGGACGCTTTGCAGAATTGATGAAGAGGAACGGAATGCTTATAACCAAGTTAGTTGCGAAGAAGATGATGACGACGATGCGTGGGAGTCGGAAAAAGACGAGCctaaaaaatgtgtttgatcTGTTATGTGGTTTTGACGATGAACCCaatttgtaaatagaagtttttacataccataagaaagaaaattacatcgttaaaaaacacttcttttccttttctatcataagacatataggccacttttttataagaacataaaaaataagttcaaaatcacgaatcgcgaaagtttatgtcgccaaaactttccaatttcagatttcgcaaaaatttatcttgcgaaaatttttcaatttgtagATTCCCGAAAATCAGGATAACAACCGTAAAATTCAAGTAAGCAGCGCGTAAACTTCAAAGCAGAGCGATGTTGGTGACTGTAGCAAAGAGGGCCTAATGTCTTGGACGCTTCATAATCGTCGTAGCAAACTTTAAAACTTGGTTAAAATACGTTTATTTACATTattatgcaatatttttacatcATAGTTTTATATCTTTGGATTGTGTTGTTAAATTGTCGTGGATATTTCAATGTCCATGTAGCTAGTTATCGAAATGTTAGTAGCTATTAGCATATGTGGTAAGCGAAAAgccaataaaataaatatataccaGGTATAAATTGGTTCGTGAAGGCCGATATTGAGTTAAATTTGTgacgaatttatatttttaggttgcTACTTTTTAGATATTATTTAGGGTTTATTTTACAACTATTCACAAAATTTCTTACATCTATTTAGCATAAAAGTGTAATAATTGTTGATATGCCGGAATAGGTCaagcaaataatatttttgtttttgttatgtttatTAGTGATTTTCACATGTGTAAAGTGTGAATTTTCAATGAAAGTTTAATTCGCCACGCATGCACATGGTTTAAATTCTCACGAAATTAAGCTGATTGGTTCAAAAACAATGCAGTAGCGGAATTAACTTTGAGTAATTTGATAAGCAATGCCGCTGGGTTTTCTTTTCGATCTTTGATTTGTAATCTGTAAGCCTTGCGAGAGATCTTTTCGATCTCTAGCAAGGTTTACAGATTACATTCACAAAgagattttttatttcagctgcaACGACAAAACTGGCAGTAATATCAAATATCTACTATAAGCGACACTGAAGAAACTCAATTCCGTTACGTTTTGACCGCCCTAACACCAGTcgaaaaaattctaaattcCCTCTGTTGCCTTAtggtataaaataaaatagtccTGTTTTTACCTTTAAAAGAACAGCTACAAAATTAAATGTATAATCACACAAGGCAAGTTCAAACAGTAGTGGTGTTACTGACGTCTAAGTAATGAGAAAAGTCTGTGCCaaatcaaaatcaagaaaaaaatacacattAGAGGGATTCAGCAAAGCTAAGCAATAAGCTTAGCATATTCCTAAAAGATTTCCCTTTAGAAGTTTACAGTGTGTTTAAtctaccgtaatgcttcgaataaacgcccctttCTATGACGACGAGTATTTCCTGCTGAAGAAATTGATTTGAAACAAGATGAACAAGTTACGCCAGAAGAAAAGATGATAATATAGGAAATAGCACTTTCTTAATTTTGACTATTAATGATTAATTTTGTGAATATTGCGAAACTTATCTCGTAATTTTTTCTAACTTCGCGCAATCTAATTTCGCACAATCTAATTTTCGCcaacattttaaaaagaaatatttcgcGCAACCAATTGTTCGTGCAGCAGCTCTGCGCAAAAATTTCATGAATTAACGCAAGTCACATTAGGTCTCAATAAAACATGTTCTCGGCTTGGGACTAAATACTTTGTCCAGCGTAATTATACTGTTAAAGATAGGATTAAAAACATCCCTAGGAGCTTATTTGGTCATTTATGATAACTGAAAGAACTTATTTTGCAGCTTTAGGTTTTGTAGCTTCGAGTAAACTTTTATTGATACACTTTTGCGAGTGgtcatttttgaaagttttgctACACAAGTTTCACTGATTAAAGAATACCATTTGACATGGGTTATTTATTATTCCAGGATTTATAGCTGCtaccttttttactgtgagattgAGTTCAGAGTCTCCAGCACGGCGTGGCACCCAAGGGAAAATTAAAGATTGTCAAAGGACTTCATTTTAAAGACCATGGCAGCACGCACTTCGCAGACACCCTTTTGAATATAAATAAGTTTTGATTATAGAATAATTTTACAGTAACGAATAATTAGTATATTTCAATGACAAAATCGTACCCAGAGCACGGTCTTTGTTTCATTTATGATACGAATCATCTTTAATTAAATGCGCTGGACAAAGTATTTAGTCCCAAGCCGAGAACATGTTTTATTGAGACCTAATGTGACTTGCGTTAATTAAATGCGCAAGAATAGGAATATTGCGGAGATGGTGCAGTGCagtgtaatcataaggttttagGGTACGAGTCGagtttggtgccatctactgaccgctaacccGCTTGTGTGACAGGctagcaagttagagcaatgctataagTATCTCTGGTGGTAATCTAACATAACAACAGTCGAAGGGGAGAAAAAGAAGCTGTATATCTCATTTGAAGATTTGTTATTCAGGTTTTATTCATCTTTcaagtttttaaagtttaaatttgaatcaaatagtttttttagtcattttttcatttataagacTGAGTTTAATACTCAATTTTAGGCAAAAAGAGCCCTAAAAAACGCTGCAGATAAATATGTGCTCATCTTTGCCGCTTTACAGGCGGAAAACGTCTAATAATATTCCCCGTAATATTCGAAAACGTCTTAtaacttttaaatgtgaataacttgaaaacaaggCTTCTCCCATATTTGGTTCTTATAGCAAAGCTTCTGGTTATGATGTTTTCTGTCAATAACCCAACAACATGGAGACAAGGCTAGCTATTATTTTCAAACAGAACGGCACGATAAAACTTCTCTCCGTTTTCCTAGAAACGACTTTGTCTTCATTATACCAATCCGaattaatgataataataataatttcttgAAACCTTACTTATTTTCTAGCTGCCACAAAATTTTGGCGCCTCTCCTTTAAGAAAATAAGAGAATTGGAACAGATATGGAGCAGACAAGCTGGATTAGAAAAATGTATAAACGACAAGTCAAAGAGTAAATCTTGGTTTGGCTGACATTAAAAAATGTTCCATCAAATAAAGTTCCAAGGCCTGAATAGGACGCTGTTCGCTTTGTGTGTAGAGAAAACAACAATGACCAAATTCAAGATTTTGCTATGCAGGTACATATTTTCGGCAATGTCGACTTGCCTTGTTGCGACAATTGGGCTTTACGACAGTCTGGAAACGGCCAAGATCAAACAGTCCAAACTGCTATTAAAAGGAAATTTTACATGGACCGTTTACGTAAAAAATATTTGCTGCTTAACTAAAGAACCTCCCATATACAAAACCAGCTGATAAAGCAATTTGACGATGTAGTATATTTAAAGGTCGTGTGCAGATTTGTGGAACATTTGATGTGTTTTCTGCATATGTCCTCCTTGTTTTTTTCTATTGGTACGAATCTCGGCAATTGCGGGGTGTTAACTGATTTCCAGCTAGTTTTGCAATGCATAATACCGATCGGTCAAGAGCACCACTTAATATTTAACGCGTCCATTTGAATATCTACCTCGatacaaacaaaataatttctgcATTTGACTTTTCAAGTATCCCGGGACATTGTGAAAACCTGCATTGCCATATTTGACTTTACTCAGAACTAATGCTTCGACTAGTTGTTTCCGGAGATGATGAGTTCTTTTATTCTAAACAGCATTTAAAGGGTTGATTATGAAGACGATAATATATGGTTTATGTGTTGATTCCAAGAGAGACCTTAGCGGAAAATAATAGCGAGGATTTTAGAACTGGAAGATCGTTCAATAGTTGTGCAATAACACTTCGTTTATATTTGGATCAGTCAGGTCCTTGTTCTCACCATTTGCCTGGTGCCAAatagactttttttgttaaagatGAGGTTATTTCAGTTTGACCATTCAGCAACTTTGTTCATATCATTGTTTCTGTATTGTACATTTTGCGCCACATTCGTTTGGCTTGAACGAAGCATACATGTCTGTATCGTCTGCTTATTGCATGTAAGTTCCTCTTGTGTTTGTGTCATTTAAGATGTGTACATATATATTGAATAAGATTGAATGCAAGATACTTCCCTGCGGCACTTCATTGGAAACATAAAGGTGATTTAATAAATTAGAATCTATCTGTACGCATTGGGTTCGGTTTGGCAAGTAACTGCATAGAAAAACCTTTGCGTTCTTTGAGAAGGCTATCTTGTTCAGTTTTGCGATTAGAGAGTCTCGtaatcaacagtgtcaaaaacttTGGAGAAATCTACCACGACAGAAAACGTGACCTTACCACGATCCATTGCTTTCAAGAAGTCATCTCTAATTTTTATGCAGGTGGAAACGGTGCAATAACCTTTTCTAAACTCAGATTGCTGTTGAGATAAAACTCTTCTGGTCTCAGAAACGACACTATTTCAAaggatttcttttttttgtcggTCCATATATTCcaacattaaaataaatatgGACGATCAAAGAAAGTTAATGcagtaaatcaatttttatatattattttaaaactcaTAGGAATGTTAAGTTAATGAGTGTTGGTTATTCTAGACAGTGTGTTTCACTCATAGGTGCTAGTCCAGACTGTCATTTCATGTCCGTGTTGTCccaagtcagtgaaatgttcaTACTCTATTAATTACACATCTCCAGATCACCTTACATATATCTATCATACTTAAAATAGGTTGAAGAAAGTTTGTTTAGAACAAAAATTAAAGTATTTGACCCAATTTAAAATGCAGAGGGGAGTTAGCGTGTTTTTTTGGTAGAAAAGTGTGCTTTACAATAAATGGTATAGAAGTAATCATTAAAAAATAGCTATTTTTATAGTcacacatttataaaaaaattatttgtttgagATCGTTAAAGCAAAAAGGAGGTAAGTAAACATGTATTATTATCaactagtcaataaagcccgtggaaaaatccactgaggcaggataaaaatgaaaagaagcttcatttgaattttgatgaggtcagcaacccatccgcaaaaaaaaattagaaccttgttttcacgttgcctctattgtgtagaacttaaactgctgatcaagaaaatgtatatgatcatgcgcTTTTGagtggttaatgagatataagggtttacaaattttgctgacgtcagcaatggccagacaaaaccacaaatttttttttagaaatttgtatacctgttgctttcatcgtatagaccttgaaacgcttatcaagaaaatgtatgggaTCATGTACAATTGACAAACGATtccagagatattagggtttgaagtttTTAAAGACGTCATCACCCCGTCCTTTCCGAAACGGAAATGACGAATTCAGAAGTACAGTTGTTCAGGCTTATGATCAAATTGTGTTTTGGAAAAAGGATTTCTTTGAATTACCAAAGTGCAGTCACGGTAAAGATTTTATACAAGAAATGACCAGATTAGTTTCGACTTGGTCTTCGAAGTCTTCTGACAGAGGTATTTGTTTAAAGGCATTGATGGTAATGCCATCTTTATTGCTATTACGCACTTCTAAAAACGCTAAAACACCTCAAGTAGTTATAGGTATGGGGGTTCTAGCACAGTTTCAGTAACTAAAACTTTGCTAGAACGCCCCATACCTATGACTACTTGTACACCCTTTGGCTTCGCCTTATGAAACCACACGAAAAACTGTGCTCATGCCCCCATCATATGTTGCAGGGTTAATAATCATGGAAAGGAATGGGGAATCCATATTTAGGGTTTACTATACCACATATACTGTCGGAGGGCTAAATTTTATCATTTGGGAGGGTCTACAAGTGTATGTTTATAGTGTTGCCAATGCCTGGGAATGGTATAATTTAAAGGCTGAGTAAATACATTGGATGTGCCATTTTTTTGGATTATTTTGATGTATCTACAATATAAGGAATAGAAAAAGTTAACATATTTTGTAATGTCCATATGCATAACTTGTTATACCATTATCATGGATATATCTCTTGTCATCAAAACAACTGAGTGATATTTTGTTAATCTCCTAACTTCCCAATATGTTTTTCACTTCTAATGGTTCTCATTTTATGTATCATCtgtttattttcaaataatGTTTTCCTATAATCTTCATGTTTTATTGTATTCTTAATAATGCTTTTCTTAACACCCTTCGCTGTTTTTCCTGATTTACCATTATCTTTAATATAGTTGTACATTCTGGATTTCAATCCCACAAATTCGAGTATTGGTACACCTTCTGCTTCATCTTTCATTTTTCcaacaattttcttattttctgtatTATAAAATTGTGATGATTCTGGGTAGTCACTATTGTCAAATTTATCCCTATCACCCCAAAAATCCATATATGCATCATCGGTTGTAGTTTCATATGTTAGGGAATCTGTATCTGTGAATAATAGTTTAGCATCATTTTTATACTTATGTTTGATATAATTATAGTGAAAATCGTACATTGTTTTGGATAAATCTAGAATGCACATTCCAACGAATGCAGGCAGGTCTGTTTAATGTTAATGTTTCCTTAATTTTGAGAACAGCAACAAGGTTTTCAttgaatatttttgatgattCAAAGGTTGGTTTTGATGTTAATTTCATtagttttttcttatttgtaACAAGTTCGACATTTACACGTTTTCTAatattttccattgtttttccAGGTACACTGTTATTCATAAGTTTGAAGAAATCCTTTTCAAATGCGTTTTTACAAAATGTTCGTTTATTTGTATTGaaatcaatatattttttcaaccaTGGGGATTGATCAAATTCTAATATTCTAtgtacttttttaacttttaatcatAATGATATATATAATTGTAAGTCTCTGTAGTGCACTACGTATTGATCCTTTTTGTCCAATGTTAGGATTAATTTTTTGACATCACTGATTGATATATTATACTTtttctggatttttttttacaatagttAGATAGCATATTTTTGGTAACATTTATTCTTTCTGGTGCTAGTGGATAATCATTATGTATATCATGTAGTTTGGATATTCAAAATCAACTTTAAATATTAACCCTTTTTTACTATCTGTCTCATAGTTAGccaaatcacatttttttatttcattttcagtAAACCATCTAAATCCACCAGATGGTAGATATTGTGACATTCCATACCCATATAGATTGTTGGCATCCAAATACATTATATACTTTGATTTTTCATCCGGATTATAATCATTAGCGTACTTATTATTGGATTTTGCATATCTGTTGGAAATATATGATACACCACCCCTTAGACCCTATTTAATGAACAGAAACATGTCAacatctgtcatcaattcaaattCCACATCAGTCATTTTTAACATAGCGTCCCATGATAATCCTGGTGATGTGTAATAATGTGCTGAATCTAATTTATAATATTCTAAACATGTACttctaaagttttcaaaaacatcgGCTAATAATAGCACATCGGATTTTAGGTATAAATCATGGTATTCACCCATTGTTTTTAATTCAAATTTCTTCCATACCCTTTTAGCATGTTTGTAATCATCATCTGTGATATTTTCATCCAATAATAAACTGTAAAAATCTTTTTGGTATGGTAGTTtgttttcattgaatttctcaaaTGAATCCATATATATACACCTTTTTTAGTCATAagttcaaatttctttttaatatcGAATTCCTCTTTTGTATATTTAAATGATGTTTTAGGTAGATTATCAACCAATTTTTTCAAACTAGAGCTCATAAATTGGAAACTATCAATGAATTTAAGATGCTTACCCAACATGAATGCCATATATTTTTCCATATTATTTGGTATAACATTAATATCCATTTCTTTCAATTCTCCATATTTGGTTTTACAGGAgtgctttttcaaaatttcaccAATTTGCTGCATTATGAAACGGTTATCATATCCTCTCAAATTATGGAATATAACTGGAACTTTATCGGTTAATCTAAAATTACAATCAGTATGTGCTGATCCTCCATATTTTCCTGTTACATGGCAATGGTCACGTACAATATTATTATCCGCATAATCTGTATTAATATATTCCTTATTACAGATGTGACATTTTTTGGCTTTTTTGTGGTCCACCTTATCCTGCTTAGTCATAATCATATcctgtttaaaatgtttgttctTAATTCTTGTGCAATATCTAACTTCCCTCAACATCTCTTCCATAAATTTGTAAGTAGCATTTTCACctctatatatttttattggttTGCCATATTTGTTGTCATATCTACACACAACCTTATAACCAAAACCACAATCAACATGCCTTTGGTAGGCTTcagtaaatgattttttattatttagttcACACATTTGGATTTTCTCTGTGATGGCTTCAAAACCTGCATATATTACAAATGGTACATCTAGTTGTTTATGGAAGTTTTGGAATTGTAAGATTTTATCATCCTCACTTGGCATATTTATGGCTTGTTTACCGTTTATAGTAATACAATTTTCCATATGACTTTCTAATACTCTTTCACTAGAAAAACATTGTAAGCAGTATAGACAGAAATGTTTCTTTTCCCTATGTTTCGTTTTGCTGTACATGAAACTATTAAAATCACTTATTAGGACATAGTGAGTTTCATCATCTTTTGTTATTAATAGTAAATTCATACagtctttaaatttttctttggaTATATATAGTGGGAATGGTTGTTCATCCTCATACCCAAATACATTTACTGGGGTATTATtctgtttttctattttattgtaCTGTTTTATGTCAACTGGAAATTTAATACCCTCATAGTTCAGTTGATCAACAAATTTTCGgtccgatttttttattttttgtggattTTTATCCTGTTTATTCAAATGTCTAATATGGCACCACATAAAACATTTCTCATCTATATTCTgcatatttattaattttttggac
This window contains:
- the LOC130645009 gene encoding uncharacterized protein LOC130645009 isoform X1, translated to MNKIISKPNIMMNDIDLQKLSKTELINIIRGNNTIDVRPGYIRSPKTNRWIKINGPTFKKLRPIPAPRKPTSAPKPKPRPIIKLNSAFKDATKSFEVRIKSNDDPMKQLEYTRNDISKVAKNELFKLKGYKYKKTLKVTFKKQMDSENMVYKSAYFQSRPQTVTNENDIQSVISLSSQEIINIINQWISEGSGWVVDSVNSNYINLTYYNPLKGSSYIELPTELRHGSKKLINMQNIDEKCFMWCHIRHLNKQDKNPQKIKKSDRKFVDQLNYEGIKFPVDIKQYNKIEKQNNTPVNVFGYEDEQPFPLYISKEKFKDCMNLLLITKDDETHYVLISDFNSFMYSKTKHREKKHFCLYCLQCFSSERVLESHMENCITINGKQAINMPSEDDKILQFQNFHKQLDVPFVIYAGFEAITEKIQMCELNNKKSFTEAYQRHVDCGFGYKVVCRYDNKYGKPIKIYRGENATYKFMEEMLREVRYCTRIKNKHFKQDMIMTKQDKVDHKKAKKCHICNKEYINTDYADNNIVRDHCHVTGKYGGSAHTDCNFRLTDKVPVIFHNLRGYDNRFIMQQIGEILKKHSCKTKYGELKEMDINVIPNNMEKYMAFMLGDYIVSVNMQRLFEDLLYKYRVDLAFWAHYHAYERTCKLYKGKCTEDGILHLIVGTGGKDVDADVWYDKDWSIFRSNDYGYGRVTVSNYSAILFEWIQNRSKKVVDSVWLLK